A segment of the Candidatus Epulonipiscium sp. genome:
CGCGCTTCAATGATTTAAAAAGTATAAACGAAAGATAGTTGGTTATAATAACTTTACATATTAATGATGGGTAGTCGCCAAGCGGTAAGGCACAGGACTTTGACTCCTGCATGCGAAGGTTCGAATCCTTCCTACCCAGCCAATTAATTAAGGCACCCCTAGGGGTGCCTTTTGATATAGATATCACTTATTTTAATGATTCGCGAGGGTTTAAATATCATAATAACGAATTAAATCCTCAAGGGTATCTCTTCTACGAATTAACACAGGCCTACCATCTTCCTTGATTAATACTTCTGCAGGACGAAGGCGGTTATTATAGTTAGAACTCATAACATGACCATAGGCTCCAGCATCTAATATTCCTAATATATCTCCCTCTAGAATTTTTGGAAGAATCCTATTCCTAGCGATAATATCACCACTTTCGCAGATGTTTCCTACAATGGTAACAGGTTCCTTAGAATTAGAAGGAATTTCCGTGGCTCTATATACTTCAATATCGTGATGAGAATCATACATAATAGGTCTTTGAAGCACATTAAAACCTAAGTCAGTTCCGATGTATTTATTATCATAGTTTGTTTTAACTGCATGGACAGTACCTAAAAGTATACCACATTCAGCAGATATATATCTACCGGGTTCAATTTTAAAAGTAATTTCTTTTCCATAGGATCTTACCCAATCATTTAGTATAGGGTTTAATTGTTCTCCTAGTTTAGACAAATCCAAGCGGGGTTCGTTATCTTGCTTATGATAAGGGATGCCAAAACCACCACCTAAGTCCACAAATTCTAGGTTATCAAAATTTTTGGCAATAGATAAAAGAGACTTTATTCCTTCGACATAAGGGGCACCATCCATAAATAAGGAGCCGATATGCTGATTGATACCTACTAATTTTAGATTATACTTTTTAAGGAGATCCTTGACCGCAGAAACGAAATTAGGATCTACCCCAAATTTTGTTTCTTTCCCACCTGTTACCACCTTTTCATGATGTCCTGCTCCAACACCGGGATTAAATCTTATTGCAACTGGGCCACCGGGGTTTAATTTACCTAGTAGTTCCAGTTGTGATAAAGAATCAACACTTATTGTGATATTCCTATCAATGGCAAATTGCATTTCTTCTGCGGAGACATTATTGCTAATAAATAATATTTGTTCGGGTTTGAAACCCGCCTTAAGTTCCACATAAATTTCACCGGGGGACATGGCATCTACATTTAACCCTTCTTCGCGAATAATTCTTAGAAGTTGTAAGCTGCTATTTGCTTTTACGGAATAATTAACAGAAATATTAGGGTAAGAAATGAGATTTTTCATTTCTTTACACCTTTCACGAAATATATTTTCATTA
Coding sequences within it:
- the lysA gene encoding diaminopimelate decarboxylase, producing MQYLYADVTQKSNFFGNTNPIELINEYGSPLYVYNENIFRERCKEMKNLISYPNISVNYSVKANSSLQLLRIIREEGLNVDAMSPGEIYVELKAGFKPEQILFISNNVSAEEMQFAIDRNITISVDSLSQLELLGKLNPGGPVAIRFNPGVGAGHHEKVVTGGKETKFGVDPNFVSAVKDLLKKYNLKLVGINQHIGSLFMDGAPYVEGIKSLLSIAKNFDNLEFVDLGGGFGIPYHKQDNEPRLDLSKLGEQLNPILNDWVRSYGKEITFKIEPGRYISAECGILLGTVHAVKTNYDNKYIGTDLGFNVLQRPIMYDSHHDIEVYRATEIPSNSKEPVTIVGNICESGDIIARNRILPKILEGDILGILDAGAYGHVMSSNYNNRLRPAEVLIKEDGRPVLIRRRDTLEDLIRYYDI